The following are encoded in a window of Sinomonas cyclohexanicum genomic DNA:
- a CDS encoding biotin--[acetyl-CoA-carboxylase] ligase — MDVSAQPPARGPLDRTLLGPELVRAAGLSRLEVIDDIGSTNAELLRLAETDADGWGDLAVLTTGHQSAGRGRLQRHWESPLGTSIAVSVLLRPHNRDGRPLPTQSYSWFSPLAALALREALAICAGLEASVKWPNDVVVDGKKISGILAQLAPGAHGAPPAVVLGTGINVGQTEDELPVPTATSVLLATGRHVRREDLLAAYLAAFGRRYREFCAADGDPDLPLAGGRGLSGEVEDATITLGKRVRVELPGGQTLVGRATGLDAHGALRVVEEDGSRHSVAAGDVVHLRPADGGYA; from the coding sequence ATGGACGTTTCAGCGCAGCCACCTGCCCGCGGCCCCCTCGACCGGACGCTTCTGGGGCCGGAGCTCGTGCGCGCGGCCGGCCTGTCCCGGCTCGAGGTGATCGATGACATCGGCTCGACCAACGCCGAGCTCCTGCGCCTCGCCGAGACGGACGCCGACGGCTGGGGCGACCTGGCCGTCCTCACCACGGGCCACCAGAGCGCCGGGAGGGGCCGCCTGCAACGCCACTGGGAGTCCCCGCTCGGCACGTCCATCGCTGTCTCGGTCCTGCTCCGCCCGCACAACCGCGACGGCCGGCCCCTGCCCACGCAGAGCTACTCGTGGTTCTCGCCGCTGGCCGCCCTCGCCCTCCGCGAGGCACTCGCCATCTGTGCTGGCCTCGAGGCGAGCGTCAAGTGGCCCAACGACGTGGTGGTGGACGGGAAGAAGATCTCCGGAATCCTCGCCCAGCTCGCGCCGGGAGCACACGGCGCCCCGCCCGCCGTCGTGCTCGGAACCGGCATCAACGTGGGCCAGACGGAGGACGAGCTCCCGGTCCCCACGGCCACGAGCGTCCTGCTCGCCACCGGCAGGCACGTTCGCCGCGAAGACCTCCTCGCGGCGTATCTCGCGGCGTTCGGCCGCCGATACCGCGAGTTCTGCGCGGCCGACGGCGACCCCGACCTTCCGCTCGCGGGCGGACGCGGGCTGTCGGGCGAGGTGGAGGACGCGACCATCACGCTCGGCAAGCGGGTGCGTGTGGAGCTCCCCGGCGGGCAGACCCTCGTGGGACGCGCCACCGGCCTCGACGCCCACGGCGCCCTCCGGGTGGTCGAGGAGGACGGCTCGCGCCACTCGGTCGCGGCAGGGGATGTGGTCCACCTGCGCCCGGCCGACGGCGGCTATGCGTAG